One segment of Mycobacteriales bacterium DNA contains the following:
- a CDS encoding competence/damage-inducible protein A, with the protein MRVDLLAVGTELLLGDIVNGNAAWLGRRLADAGIDVGRSVVVGDEVGVIAAALRDALAVADAVVVTGGLGPTHDDLTRDAVAALAGVALRREPALVQGLRDRYAALGRQMPARNLVQADLPEGATALPNDRGTAPGIRLVVDDRAVYAMPGVPHEMEAMFTTAVLPDLLARAGRPAAIVSRVIHTAGVYESVLAEALADVVTGLDAAGNPTLAFLPAGGRVRLRLTAHAADRAAADALISPVEKEIRRVLGEAVYGVDGDTLDGAVHRLLATAGATVASAESLTGGGLGAALTEMPGSSATFRGGVVSYATDLKRTLLDVPADALAGGAVSAEVAVAMADGVRRRLGATYGLSTTGVAGPDPQDGQPVGTVFVGLAGPGGHRVRPLRLSGDRERVRGYTVVAALDLLRRHLEFARPWDAPR; encoded by the coding sequence ATGAGGGTCGACCTGCTGGCCGTCGGCACCGAGCTGCTGCTCGGCGACATCGTCAACGGCAACGCCGCCTGGCTCGGCCGGCGGCTGGCCGATGCCGGCATCGACGTGGGCCGCAGCGTCGTCGTCGGGGACGAGGTCGGCGTCATCGCGGCAGCGCTGCGCGACGCGCTGGCGGTTGCGGACGCCGTCGTCGTCACGGGAGGTCTCGGGCCGACGCACGACGACCTGACCCGTGATGCGGTGGCCGCTCTCGCCGGCGTCGCGCTGCGCCGTGAGCCGGCTCTGGTGCAGGGACTGCGCGACCGTTACGCGGCCCTCGGCCGGCAGATGCCGGCGCGCAACCTCGTGCAGGCCGACCTGCCCGAGGGCGCGACGGCGCTGCCCAACGACCGCGGCACCGCGCCCGGGATCCGGCTGGTGGTCGACGATCGGGCCGTCTACGCGATGCCGGGCGTCCCGCACGAGATGGAGGCGATGTTCACCACCGCCGTGCTGCCGGACCTGCTCGCCCGGGCCGGCCGCCCCGCCGCCATCGTCTCGCGGGTCATCCACACCGCCGGCGTCTACGAGTCGGTGCTGGCCGAAGCGCTCGCCGACGTCGTGACCGGCCTCGATGCCGCGGGCAACCCGACTCTCGCCTTCCTCCCCGCGGGTGGCCGGGTGCGGTTGCGCCTGACCGCGCACGCCGCCGACCGCGCGGCGGCCGATGCGCTGATCTCCCCGGTGGAGAAGGAGATTCGCCGCGTGCTCGGCGAGGCAGTCTACGGCGTCGACGGTGACACGTTGGACGGGGCCGTGCACCGGCTGCTCGCCACCGCCGGGGCGACGGTCGCGTCGGCGGAGTCGCTCACCGGAGGGGGGCTCGGCGCGGCTCTGACCGAGATGCCCGGCTCTTCCGCGACCTTCCGGGGCGGTGTGGTGTCCTACGCGACCGACCTCAAGCGCACCCTGCTCGACGTACCCGCCGACGCGCTCGCCGGGGGCGCGGTGTCGGCCGAGGTGGCGGTCGCGATGGCCGACGGCGTACGCCGCAGGCTCGGCGCCACCTATGGCCTGTCGACCACGGGCGTGGCCGGGCCCGACCCGCAGGACGGGCAGCCCGTCGGCACGGTCTTCGTCGGCCTGGCCGGGCCCGGCGGTCACCGGGTGCGCCCGCTGCGGCTGTCCGGCGACCGCGAGCGGGTGCGTGGCTACACGGTCGTGGCCGCCCTCGACCTGCTCCGGCGGCACCTCGAGTTC